A stretch of DNA from Nonlabens ponticola:
ATGAGTGACTTCTCGCTGGATCAACAACAATTCATAATAGCATTCACGCATTCTTATGTAGTTCAATACGTGCTGCCCGCAACTGCCGCAACAAGCTATAGTTCTAATCCAGAGCCGCCATTGCCGCGGCAACCGCTATACATACTACACGAGTCCTACCTTATTTGATAAAACGGAATTCATCATCATAGCTGTGCGCTAGCACAGGATTATTCCATTTTATTAAATACGACAATGAAACAATATTTATTATTGGCTGGTTTGGTTTTCGCTTTCGCGAAAGCGCATTCACAAGGACCACCCATAACAGCAGACAAGCCCATCATGTTAGGTGGAGGCAGTTTTACAACAAAAACATTAACCGAAATACGTAACACAGAGCGAGGCACCGCCATTCATATACCGCTCATGTTGCATTATCTACCTACGGCAAACAGTCTAATAGCAGTACACTTGCCCTACATCAATTACGATTTGCAAGACGCATCTGGTAGCGACCTGGCTGATGTCAAAATCATGGGTAAGTACCAATTTTATCGCAAGGATGGTACCGGCAGGACATTCCGTATGGTGGCCAAAACCTTACAGACACTACCTACAGGTCCAGAACTGGATCTTATGGATTTGAGTACTGGTAAATACGCAGGATACTACGGTCTGGTATCGGGTCTTGAGACACTTAAATACGGTATTTCAACTGAGATAGGTTACAACTGGCAACCTGATGGTACGTTGGATGAATTCAGGACAAAGCTAGGTTTTGGACTACCACTACTCAAGCCACAATATCCTAATAAACAAGTAAACCTTTATTTTGAATATACCAGCGCCTGGTTGCATGAACGTGACTGGTACCAACTGTTGTATTCTCAAGGTATTCAATATGCGCGCAAGAACATCACCTTTGATCTTGCCGTGCAATTACCATTAGTACAAGAAATCGCGCCTGACCGCGCACTCAATTATTCTGTGTTTCTAGGAACACGCTACACATTTTAAAATGACTATTATGAAAAATATACAGATGATTACCGCATTTCTTTTTTGCTTTTTTGCTTTCACTTCGACAAGCTCAGCACAGAGCGCGAAAGCGGACGCCCAAATATCCAAAGAACGAGACCAATTTGAAGTACAAGTCGATGGGCTTGGTTGCCCATTTTGTGCGTACGGTCTAGAAAAAAAATTCAAAGAATTTAAAGGCATCAAGGATGTCAAGATTGACATCGAGACTGGTGACTTCTCATTCTCGTATCCTGCAAGCAAGGAACTAACCATGCAAGCAGTGACTGAGCAGGTTAAGAAAGCCGGGTACACACCACAAACAGCTAAAATCGTAAGAGCAAACGGCACCATTGAGACCAATGAACCTAAAGCAACCGTAGCAGAACTAGGTACATTGACCACGTCAACAATGATGGTAAACGGTAAATGCGGTATGTGTAAGGCACGCATCGAGAAAACCGTTGCAGATTTACCTGGCGTTCTAGATGCCTCATGGGATGTGAAAACTAAGCAACTTGTGGTGAATCACGATGCTACCATGACCAATAAAGCTGCCATTTCCAAAGAGCTAGCAGCCGTAGGTCACGATACTAAATCCAATAAGGCTAGCGATGCGACTTATGATGCACTACCAGCATGCTGCCACTATAAACGAGCTATATAATGAAGAAGTTTTTATACATCATCCCGATTGTTATCGGGATGATTTCTTGTAAAGAAGATAAACCAATTGTTATGGAATGGCAATTGGACAAAGTCATTGAATTTGATGGTATCAACCCTATAGGATTGGCGAGCTATGGTGAGAACATCGCTATTAGTGATGGAGATCATAATCGGCTCGTAATGATTGATCAAGACGGCACCCTAATCAGTGAGGTAGCAGATTTTGATCGTCCCATGCACATCGATGTTAAAAATGACATCATTTATGTTCCAGAATATGGTCGTGACTCTATCGCAATGGTTGCCAATCAAGAAAGATCCTACCTTAAGTTATCAGACTCGCTGGATGCACCAGCTGGCATAAGTATTTTCAATAATGAAATTGCCATTGCAGACTTTTACAACAACAAGATTCATTACAATGATGGATCTAGCTGGTCAAGCTTTGGTAAAGAAGGAAAGGCGCTAGGCGACTTCTACTACCCTACTGATGTTCAAATTACTGATGATTATATCTATGTAGCTGATGCTTATAACAATCGCGGTCAAGTATTTGACAAATCAGGTAAGGTGATAAAAGCCTTCGGCGAGGATCAAAATTTCAACGCTGCTACAGGCATTTACGTGAGCGACCAAGAGATTTTCCTGACGGACTTTGAGAACAATCGTGTGGTCATTTTCAGTAAAGATTATACCGTCCAGCAAGTTATTGAATCAGGAATTGACAAACCTACTGATATGATTGTGGTAGATAATCAACTGTTTATCACTAATTATAGAAAAGGGGAGTTAGTGATTTATAAGCTGCAACAAGTATCTAGTTAAATTGATTTTGTTGATTACGCTTTCGCGAAAGCGTGTTCCCTCTAAACCAATTCAAATATGACCATGAAACACACTTATAACATTGAAGGAATGACCTGCACGAGCTGCAGTGCTGCCGTTGAGAAGTCGCTTAAAAAAGTTGCTGGTATCGACGAGGTAAGCGTTGATCTGGAAAACAAACAAGCAACGGTAGAAATGAAGCAACATGTGGCTCTATCTGAGCTGCGTGAGACTTTGCCTTCAAAATATTCCATTTCTCAAGTTGAGGAAACAAACAATTTTAATAATACAGGCGCGACCTCAACTACCATGATGTCCAACAATGTAGAAGAGAGTAAATGGCAACAATTAAAACCGTTATTCTTGATTTTGGGATATATCGCGGCGGCTACAATCTTGCTCAATTACTCACGTGATAATTGGAATGGGGCGATGCTGGATTTTATGGGATTGTTCTTTATCGTTTTTAGCTTTTTCAAGATTCTTGATCTTCAAGGTTTTCCTGAAAGCTTTAAAATGTACGATCCACTTGCCAAGATCTTTCCGGCATACGGCTGGATCTATCCGTTTATAGAAACAGCACTTGGATTGATGTTCTTGATGCGATTTGAGATTGACATTGCTTTGATAATCACTTTAGTTATCTTGGGAATAACCACTGTAGGCGTGACTAAAACATTGTTGGATAAAAAATCCATTCAATGTGCTTGTCTGGGAACGGCACTCAAATTACCTATGACCCAAGCTACCTTTATTGAGAACGCCATCATGATTGTCATGGCAGTGGTCATGTTATTTATCCTTTAAAAACATAAATGCCCAGCTCTTGAAAGCTGGGCATTTTGATGTTGAATAGGCTTATCGCTTACTTACCTTCTGTATCGATACCTAGTTTCATAGCGACTTCCTTAGTGATGTTCACACCAGGCTCTGCATAGATAAGAACTTTACCGTCAACGACTGCTTTAAGTCCTTTTGCCTTTGCAACTTCCTCGATCGCTTTGTTCAATTTCTCGAGAATTGGCTTCATCAAGTCATTTTCTTTAGCGCCTAATTGCAGCTCTGCCGCCTTGCTTGAGTTTACATATTCTTTTTGTAACGCAGCTGCCTGTTGTTGGATGTTTTGCTGTTCTGCTTCAGTAACATTAGGCTTCTGAGCTTGATACTGCAATTCTTGCATTTTAGCTGCAGACTTTGCTTCCATTTCTTGAAGATCAGCTTGAAGCTTTTGAGTAAGTTGAGTGATCTCTTTACGGATAGGTTCAACTTCTGGCATGTTTGCAAGAATAGCTTCATACTGCACATATCCTGTTTGTGCCATGGCACTACCTGCGACTAGAAATAATAATAAAAGTACTTTCTTCATTTTTGAAATTTTAAAGGGCGCAAGATAAGCAATCTACTTATGTTGCTATTAGTTTGGATGCGATATTCAAATACTAGACCAAAGTTGCAACAGATAGTTTAATAATATTTAACTACTTCTTATTGCGCCTATTATAGTTTTTATCACCACGCGTTTTAGGCTTCTTGTATTTTTTGGCAATCTCTCTTCTATAGCTACCGCCTTGATTGGTTTTCTTATTCTTGTCTTTTTTTTCATGAAAAGAAGCACCTTTCTCATCCTCAATCACCGTATGTGGATTGTAGCGCTCTACAACCCGAGGTTGCTCCTCTGGTGTTTTTTGTTTTGAGATCTCAACTTCTTCGGGCAAAGAGATGACAGGAATCTCTTGACTCATCAAACTTTCAATCTGCCTTTTGTATTCTTCTTCTTGTTCCGTATAGAACAACAGCGACGTTCCTTTTTCATCAGCACGACCAGTACGACCTATGCGATGCATGTAATTTTCTGGAAATTTGGGTGTGTCCATGTTTATAACGTGTGTGATCTTGTCAAGATCCAGACCACGTGCCATGACGTCTGTAGCAATCAAGATGCGAGCATCGCCACCGTCAAACAACTCGATACTGCGCAATCGGTAATTTTGAGTCTTGTTAGAATGAATGACCGCAAGCTCACTACCGTAATGGGGTGATAATATTTCCTGTAGTCTATCGGCACTCTTTTTTGTTTCTACAAAAACCAGGACTTTAGAATATTCTTGAGCATTGCTCAATAGGTGCATGAGCAAATTTGCCTTGGTATAATAATTAGGAACAGGATAACAGTATTGATCTATATTCTCTAATGGTGTTCCCGATACGGCGATGCTTATTTTTTCTGGATTGTAAAAATAGGATTTGATGAATTCTTCAATCTGATCTGTCATCGTCGCTGAGAACATGATGTTTTGCCTGCGTGTAGGCAGGTGATCAAAAATATTAGTCAGCTGAAATCTAAAACCCAAATCCAGCATCACATCTACCTCATCAATCACGACCTTTTTACAATACTTGAGTTTTACCGACTGTGCTACCGTTAGGTCATACAAACGACCTGGCGTAGCAATGAGAATGTCGCAACCTTCGGCAAGTGCTTTCTTCTGGGTATTGATGTTTGTACCACCGTAGACACCTAAAACACGAGTGTTTATATACTTTGCATAGCTCTCAACTTGCTCTACTACTTGCACTACTAATTCTCTGGTAGGAACTAAAATCAATACGCGTGGATCCAACGACTCGCTATACTGTAATTCATGAAGTAAAGGCAACATATATCCCAATGTCTTTCCAGTACCAGTTTGTGCAATTCCTATGGTATCACGACCACTCAATATTACTGGGAAAGCCTCTTCCTGTATAGGTGTCATGGTTTCAAATCCTAGATCTACCAATCCATTTAGCAATGGCGTCTTAAGATTAAGGTCTGTAAAGGCTTTCATAATCGTGATTTGATGCAAAGGTACTTCTTTGAGAACTTGAAAACTTGCGTAGAGATAATGAAACCAGTTCAACGTGACAAGCTAGTGCTCGTATTACGCAGAATTTATCTCAGCGCCTCAAGCAAATTCGCCGGGCAAATGCTGAAACCAGTTTAGCATGACGAGAAACGATTACCAACCGCCTATCTTTGCTGGGTGCATTTAAGAAACATACATCGATACGGGTACGACTTTCCTAAACTGGTCGCCGCTCACCCTAAATTACAGGATCATATTATAAAAACGCCTACCGGTGCCGAAAGCATAGATTTTGATCAACCGGCGTCTATACTGGCTTTCAACACGGCATTGCTCAAGCATCACTACAAAGTCAAGTACTGGAAGTTGCCCGCAGGAACGCTTTATCCACCTATTCCTGGGCGTGCAGATTACATTCATCACCTCGCAGATCTTGTAGGCAAAGGAGAGAAGAAAGGACTAGATATAGGCTGTGGCGCGAGTGCCATCTACCCTATTCTGGGTAATGCCATCTATGATTGGACGATGGTAGGTAGCGATGTAGAAGATAGCAGCATCGCATCAGCGCGCGATAACACATTAAAAAATGACGCTATCGAGATACGCCAGCAAGTAGATAAATCAAATCTTTTTACAGGTATCATCAAAGAGGGAGAATATTTTGATTTCACGATGTGCAATCCACCTTTTTACGGTAGCGAGGAAGAAGCTCTCAAGGAGAATTTGAAAAAACAGCGTAAACTAGGCAAAAATCAAGATGGTCGCAATTTCGCTGGTATGGCTCACGAGCTTTGGTGTAATGGCGGTGAGGCCTTGTTTGTAAAACGATTGATTAAGGAATCAGTTTCTTTTAAGGATCAGGTAGGATGGTTTACTAGTTTGCTTTCGCGAAAGCAAAATCTACCAAAACTTCAAAAACAACTCAAAAGACTCAACGCAGATCAACAAGTGATTACCATGCAGACTGGGAATAAGGAAAGTAGAATCCTCGCATGGCGATTTGTAGATCAGGAACCTAATAAAGAAGCGTAATGTTCGGACTATTCAAGAAAAAAACTGAGGCAGAAAAACTGCAAGAGCAATACTCAAAACTCATGGCAGACTACCACCGACTTTCTACCACAGACCGCGCAGCGAGCGACGCAGCCTATGCAAAAGCTGATGAGATCGCCAAAAAGCTGGACTCGCTTAAATAACCTACATCTGGTCTGGTACCTGAATACCTAATAACTGGCAACCTGTCTTTATAACTTGTGCCGTTTTATAACTCAACAATAATCTGAAGTGTTTGAGATCTGCATTGCTTTCCTCAACAATTTTGGGCACGTTTTGATAAAAACTATTGAACTCTTTGACCAGATCAAATAAATAATTTGCCACCAGCGCTGGACTATAATTGCGGGCTGCTGCTTGTACTGTTTCGGGAAACTGCTGAAGCAATTTGACGATGGCTAGATCCTTGTCAGTCAATTCGAGATTAGTTGCCGCGGTGAGTTGCTGATCATTAAAACCTGCCTTACTTAAAATCGATTTTATACGGGCATGTGCATATTGAATGAATGGTCCAGTATTACCCTGAAAATCTACCGATTCTTTAGGGTCAAAAACCATGCTTTTCTTTGGGTCAATCTTGAGCATGAAATACTTGAGAGCTCCTAGGCCTATCATGCGGTATAATTCCTCGCGCTGCTCTTGATCCAGACCGTCTAACTTTCCTTGTTCTTGTGCTATTTCTCTTGCGGTATTGGTCATTTCGGCGATCATGTCATCTGCATCAACGACCGTTCCTTCTCGAGATTTCATTTTACCATGCGGTAGCTCAATCATACCATAACTCAAGTGGTACAGGTTGTCTGCCCATTCATAGCCCAGCTTTTTGAGAATCAAAAACAGCACCTTAAAGTGGTAATCCTGCTCGTTACCCACAGTATAAACCATGCTATCAATATTGTGATCCTTGACGCGCTGTATAGCGGTACCTATATCTTGAGTCATGTAAACGGCCGTACCGTCACTGCGCAATACGATTTTTTCATCCAGACCATCAGCCGTTAAATCAATCCAGACAGATCCATCCTCTTTCTTGAAGAAAACACCATTGTTGAGTCCATGTGCAATCACATCCTTACCTAATAAATAGGTGTCGCTCTCATAATACAAGCTGTCAAAGGTGACGCCTAGATCGCGATACGTGGTGTCAAAACCTGCATAAACCCAGCCGTTCATCATCTTCCACAATTTAACGGTTTCTTCATCGCCTTGCTCCCATTTGCGCAACATTTCTTGAGCTTCCAGAATGCTAGGCGCATTTTTGGCAGCTTCTTCCTGTGTTTGACCTTGCGCGACTAGTGCGGCAATCTCCTTTTTATACTCTTGGTCAAACTTCACATAGTAATCACCTACCAATTTATCACCCTTCACGCCTTGAGATTGAGGCGTCGCATTATCACCATACTTGACCCATGCCAGCATGGATTTACATATATGAATACCGCGATCGTTGATGATTTGGGTTTTGGTAACTTCTTTACCTGCAGCCTCGATGATTTGAGCCATGGAATAGCCTAGCACTATGTTGCGTATGTGACCTAAATGCAATGGCTTGTTGGTATTAGGTGAACTGTACTCGACCATGGTACCAGCGGCATCTTCATCTATTACTTTCCTACCATAAGTTTCATTTGCTACAATTGAATTAAAATCTTCCAGAAATGCTTCTGTCTTTATAGAAAGATTTAAAAATCCCTTGATGACCTCAATGCCTGAAACTAATTTAGTTTGATACTGTAACTCTTCACCTATTGCCTGTCCTATCGCTGCTGGATTGCCTTTAATGTGGCGCAGCATCGGGAACACCATGATGGTATAATCTCCTGATTGATCCTTTCGCGTAAGCGTAACCTCAACATTTTCCAGCTTTACTTCATAGAGTTTTTCTACGGCTTTTATGGTTTCTTCCTGCAGTTGTTGCACTAGGTTCATGGGCAAAATTTAAGCCCACAAAGATAGGAATTATGAAAGGCTTGAAGTCTTATACAGACTAAGTTTGTAACTTGATGCCATGCTATATAATGTATCTTACAATAGACCTAAAATTGATCGTGCCATAAGTGATGAAGTAGGTGGTGTTTTAAGCTTGCGCGAAAGGTGGAAACTCAAAGGCTCTGGTTCTCCTCAACTCCACATTAATAGTTGTAGCATTCATATTCACAATCTATTGGTGCTGGATAACAATGCAGATAAATGTAATATCGAGATACGCGAGAAGGGTATTATCATCAGATTTAGATCATTGCTGGAAACATATGCATTGCCTATTCCCTTTTATAAACTCACGATCTACAAAGGCCGCGCTGAGGAATACAGCATTTACCGCGATGATTATTTTGTCAAGGTACGCGCCAATCATAAATCCATCCACAAATTCATGGGTAAAATAAGCCAGCTCAAAAGCGATCAGGGTTTCACTTATGTGGATGATTTGTAGGTAGCCTTTATAGACAGGCCGCAAACTAAGCTATCGAGAATATAATTAATTTTTATTCTACATGAACGCAAGTGCCAACCCTATTCCTATTCCCTTACTTTCATAAATGGTACTGCGCCCCAAACTGTCCTTTCCTGATTTAAGAGTTCTCTTACTATAAAATACATCTGCTTGCAGCAACGTTTTTCCAAGTGGTATTTGGTAGCCAAATCCTAGGTTGATCAATCCGCCAGTTTGAAAATTGGCATTCCTGATACTTGGATCTACATTGGTACCGATATCAAAGTAACCAAAAAACGAATTATTCTCTGCATTTGAATAGTATCGTACATCTAGATAAATGGGTAATGTATTGAGGTTAGGGTTTTGGAAACCGTCAAGTCCCAATCCTAAGCCAGCAGAAAATTGATCTGTCAAGAAATATCCAGTGATAGTGTTTAAGGAATAAACAGCCGTGCCGCTTGCAGATATTTCTGTCGCTACGGTACCCGAATCTGGTGTAAATCTTTCTCGTTCCAGCTCAAATATCGACTGCGCACCTATGCGCGTGATATTGAAAAGGCCTCGATCTTCTTGAGCTATACCAAGAGAGTTGATCGTGAGCGAGATAAAAAGAAGAATGTAATTAAGTTTAATATTCATAGCTGGTTTTGAAATAATCGAAAAAGTTTTTAGTAACAACTTCTATACCATGGGATTAATTCGGATTCTATATCCTTAGTTACATGAATGATATAAGGTAGTTTCACATTTTTGTAACAAATCCATTGTATGGATTACTAACAAGCAAATACTACATTCATGATTTTAAGTCTCAAGAACGTTTCTAAAACGTATAGCAATGGCGTCAAAGCACTAGACGATGTAACTATCGATATCCATAACGGCATGTTTGGTTTATTAGGACCTAATGGCGCTGGTAAATCCTCACTAATGCGCACGATAGCTACCTTGCAATCGCCTGATAGTGGTGAGATTCATCTTGAAGACATCAATGTACTGGAAGAAAAAATCGAATTCCGTAAAACGCTGGGCTACCTGCCACAAGAATTTGGCGTATATCCTAAGATGAGCGCGCAGGATTTGCTGCATTATTTTGCTAGCCTTAAAGGTATTTCAAAGAAATCAGAGCGCAACGCCATCGTTGACAAAGCGCTAGAAGTAACTAACTTGACCGAAGTAAGACACAAGCATGTAGCTGGTTATTCTGGTGGTATGAAGCAGCGTTTTGGTATTGCTCAACTTCTGCTCAATGATCCTAAACTCATCATCGTAGATGAACCTACCGCAGGTCTTGACCCAGCAGAGCGTCACCGTTTTCTCAACGTATTGCGTGAAATAGGTACCAATCACATCGTGATATTCTCTACTCACATTGTTGATGACGTCAAGGAATTATGTACAGACATGGCCATTTTGAATGGTGGTAAAATTCTAGCACATGCGACTCCTAAGGAACTGGTTGCATCGCTTACTGGCAAAATATGGACGACCACAGTAAGCCGCGAGGAAGCAGAAAAACTACAAAACGAAGTGAACGTTATTTCCAGCAGTTTTGACCAGGATAATAATCTCAAGGTGAGAGTTTATGGTGATAACCAGCCATCTGCCATATTCTCGCCAGCAGAACCTACTCTTGAGGACGTGTATTTCACAACCTTGAACAGCGAGCAGCATGAAGCATTAACTGAAAACGCTTAATCATGTTTGCAACCATTTTTACCCACGAGATCAAAACATGGTTTAAGAAACCTATGTTTTACATTTATACAGCGGTCGTTTTTTTATTGGCGCTTCTTCTATCTGCATCTGCAGTTGGTGTTTTTGACAGTGATAATGTCACGGTCACCGCTGCTATTAAATTGAATAGCGCCGTAGGTATTTACGGTACCGTTGGCGTTTTTGCTTTGATCACCTATCTACTGATTCCATCAATAATTGGTGGTACGATTCAGCGTGATTTTTCCAACAACATGCACAATGTCTTGTATTCCTATCCGCTGACAAGGATTAGTTATTTGCTAGCAAAATTCAGCGCAGGAATGTTGATCACTTTACTGGTCATCGTTTGTAGTGTGTTAGGATTGACATTAGGATATTATTTACCAGGAGCTAACGAGGCCTTGGTAGGTCCTTTTGAGATCATGAATTACTTACAGCCATTCTTGATTTACATCATTCCTAATGTATTCTTTTATGGCATTATCGTATTTTCTGTAACGGCATTCCTGCGTAATATCAATATTGGTTTTATGGTGGTGTTGATTATCATCATTGCTCAAGCCACGGCTGGTAGTTATTCCCAAACTATGGATGACACCTACTGGCTAGAATTATTGGAACCTACAGGTGATATTGCGACCCTTGAAAAAATAAAATACTGGACTCCAGAAGAACAAAGCAATCTACTTATTCCTGTCGAGGGCACCTTGCTCTACAATCGTATCATCTGGCTAGGGTTCTCTATTCTGGTGTTTGTGGGCTTACTCTTTAGCTTCAACTTTTCACAGTCTGCGACTGGCATTAGACTTAGAAAGTCTAATGGCCTACGAGTGACAAAAGCCAACTTCAGCACGCTACAACGTGTGGTGATGCCTAAGGTGACTCAGGATTTCAGCTTTTTCTCGCAGCTCAAGACTTCTTGGGTACTTGCCAAAGCTGATCTGAAATACATCATCACGGCCTATCCGTTTATTATAATTACGGTGATTGCGTTTGCCTTTTCATTAGTTACCATGCTGGCGACTGGTCAGGTATTTGGAACTGATATCCTGCCTAAGACCTGGTTGATGCTGCAATTTGTCACCGGTATTTACACCTTATTCATATACTTCCTCGTGTTTTTATACGGTGGTTTGATCATGGATCGTGCTCGCGCAGCACACCTGAGCCAGATCATGGATGCAACGCCTACCAGCAATTGGGCGATATTGCTGTCTAAGTTCATAGCCTTGGTCCTTATGGTATTCACGCTGCTATTCATCGTGATGCTCAGCGGTATATTCATACAGACCTACAATGGGTTTACTGAGTATCAAATACCACTGTATTTGTTTGATCTATACGTGGTCAACAGTTGGAATTTCCTGCCGTGGATATTTTTGACCTTATTCGTACACACACTCATCAAGAACAAATGGTTGGGCTTGATTGCGCTAGTAATTTTTGCCGTTGGCGTGCCTTTCTTGTTAGACGCCATAGGTGTTGAGCAAGCACAATTTAGATTCAATCAAGGTGGTGGCTCGCCATCGCATAGTGATATGAATGGTTATGGATTTGCCTTGCCTCGATACTATTTCTATAAATTGTATTGGCTAGCATTGGGCATCGCCTTGTTTGTGATGGCTTTATTATTCTATAGACGTGGTATGAGCACTGGTGTTGGTGAACGTTTTGCTTTCGCGAAAGCGAGATTAACCACATCAAAGCTAACATCATTAATTGCCTCACTGGTGGTATTCCTAGCCATAGGAAGCTACATCTGGTATGTCAACAATATTGAGAACGAGGTTATGACCGGCAAGGAACGTGAATTGCTACAGGTCAATTTTGAAAAGGAACTGGGTCAGTTTGCTAATGCACCACAGCCGCAAACAGTGGCGATCAATACCTTTATCGATATATTCCCTGAATCACGAGATTTCAAGGCTGGAGCTACCTACACGCTGGTCAATAGGACTGATGTTGCCATTGATACGCTGCATGTAAATTATCCGGATCGCCCTACAGAAATTGAAATAAGCCGCGCTAGCAAGGTGGTTTATGACGATGAAGATTTTGATTACCGTATGTATGAATTTGAACAAGCATTGCAGCCAGGCGATACGATTGAATTTAAATTCAATACATGGAACGAGCCTAACACGTGGCTAGAGAACAACTCGCCAGTTCAAGAGAATGGAACCTTCATTAACAACGGTATTTTCCCATCCATCGGGTACAACGAGCAGGTAGAGATACGCAACACACAGGTACGTGAGAAATATGACCTACCACCCAAGGATCGATTACCGGCGCCTATGATTCCTGGTGTGCAGGATCGCAACTATCTAGGTCCTAACGCACACTGGATAGATTTTGAAGCAACGGTAAGCACAGCGCCAGATCAAATTGCTATTGCACCAGGTTATCTTACCAAGGAATGGGAAGAAGATGGTCGTCGTTATTTCCATTATAAAATGGATTCCAAAATGCTGAATTTCTACGCGTTTTTGAGCGGTAGATATGAAGTCCTGAAAGATCAGCACAATGGTGTAGCACTAGAGATTTACCATCATCCAGCACATACCTACAACATTGACCGTATGATGAATGGACTCAAGGAAGGTCTGGACTACTACAATGAGAATTTTACACCTTACCAGCATAGGCAGGCTCGTATTATAGAGTTTCCTAGAACGGCTGGTACCTTTGCCCAGGCATTTCCTAACACCATACCTTTTAGTGAAGGCATAGGATTCATTGCAGATGTTGATGACGAGAGCAATGACGATGTGGATTATCCATTTAGCGTGACGGCTCACGAGCTGGCACACCAGTGGTTTGCACACCAGATCGTTGGTGCAAATGCTAAAGGTGCTACCCTACTTTCTGAAAGTCTGTCAGAATACAGCAGCTTGCGTGTACTCGAGAAAACTCGTGGTATGGCAGACTTGCGCAACTTCTTGAAAGACGCTATGGATACCTACTTGCAGGGCGGCACAACAGAGCAGATAGGTGAAAATCCGTTGATGTATAATGAGAATCAGCAGTACATCCATTACCAGAAAGGTTCATTGGTTTTATATGCCATGAGCGACTATCTAGGCGAGGACAAATTCAATGGTGTGGTCAAGGATTTTCTAGAAAAATACAAATTTCAAGGAGCACCGTATCCACTCGCGACCGAGTTTGTTGAGGATATAAAGACAGTTACTCCTGATAGTTTGCAGTATCTAGTCACTGATATGTTTGAGACCATCACGCT
This window harbors:
- the argS gene encoding arginine--tRNA ligase, with product MNLVQQLQEETIKAVEKLYEVKLENVEVTLTRKDQSGDYTIMVFPMLRHIKGNPAAIGQAIGEELQYQTKLVSGIEVIKGFLNLSIKTEAFLEDFNSIVANETYGRKVIDEDAAGTMVEYSSPNTNKPLHLGHIRNIVLGYSMAQIIEAAGKEVTKTQIINDRGIHICKSMLAWVKYGDNATPQSQGVKGDKLVGDYYVKFDQEYKKEIAALVAQGQTQEEAAKNAPSILEAQEMLRKWEQGDEETVKLWKMMNGWVYAGFDTTYRDLGVTFDSLYYESDTYLLGKDVIAHGLNNGVFFKKEDGSVWIDLTADGLDEKIVLRSDGTAVYMTQDIGTAIQRVKDHNIDSMVYTVGNEQDYHFKVLFLILKKLGYEWADNLYHLSYGMIELPHGKMKSREGTVVDADDMIAEMTNTAREIAQEQGKLDGLDQEQREELYRMIGLGALKYFMLKIDPKKSMVFDPKESVDFQGNTGPFIQYAHARIKSILSKAGFNDQQLTAATNLELTDKDLAIVKLLQQFPETVQAAARNYSPALVANYLFDLVKEFNSFYQNVPKIVEESNADLKHFRLLLSYKTAQVIKTGCQLLGIQVPDQM
- a CDS encoding ABC transporter ATP-binding protein: MILSLKNVSKTYSNGVKALDDVTIDIHNGMFGLLGPNGAGKSSLMRTIATLQSPDSGEIHLEDINVLEEKIEFRKTLGYLPQEFGVYPKMSAQDLLHYFASLKGISKKSERNAIVDKALEVTNLTEVRHKHVAGYSGGMKQRFGIAQLLLNDPKLIIVDEPTAGLDPAERHRFLNVLREIGTNHIVIFSTHIVDDVKELCTDMAILNGGKILAHATPKELVASLTGKIWTTTVSREEAEKLQNEVNVISSSFDQDNNLKVRVYGDNQPSAIFSPAEPTLEDVYFTTLNSEQHEALTENA
- a CDS encoding ABC transporter permease/M1 family aminopeptidase — encoded protein: MFATIFTHEIKTWFKKPMFYIYTAVVFLLALLLSASAVGVFDSDNVTVTAAIKLNSAVGIYGTVGVFALITYLLIPSIIGGTIQRDFSNNMHNVLYSYPLTRISYLLAKFSAGMLITLLVIVCSVLGLTLGYYLPGANEALVGPFEIMNYLQPFLIYIIPNVFFYGIIVFSVTAFLRNINIGFMVVLIIIIAQATAGSYSQTMDDTYWLELLEPTGDIATLEKIKYWTPEEQSNLLIPVEGTLLYNRIIWLGFSILVFVGLLFSFNFSQSATGIRLRKSNGLRVTKANFSTLQRVVMPKVTQDFSFFSQLKTSWVLAKADLKYIITAYPFIIITVIAFAFSLVTMLATGQVFGTDILPKTWLMLQFVTGIYTLFIYFLVFLYGGLIMDRARAAHLSQIMDATPTSNWAILLSKFIALVLMVFTLLFIVMLSGIFIQTYNGFTEYQIPLYLFDLYVVNSWNFLPWIFLTLFVHTLIKNKWLGLIALVIFAVGVPFLLDAIGVEQAQFRFNQGGGSPSHSDMNGYGFALPRYYFYKLYWLALGIALFVMALLFYRRGMSTGVGERFAFAKARLTTSKLTSLIASLVVFLAIGSYIWYVNNIENEVMTGKERELLQVNFEKELGQFANAPQPQTVAINTFIDIFPESRDFKAGATYTLVNRTDVAIDTLHVNYPDRPTEIEISRASKVVYDDEDFDYRMYEFEQALQPGDTIEFKFNTWNEPNTWLENNSPVQENGTFINNGIFPSIGYNEQVEIRNTQVREKYDLPPKDRLPAPMIPGVQDRNYLGPNAHWIDFEATVSTAPDQIAIAPGYLTKEWEEDGRRYFHYKMDSKMLNFYAFLSGRYEVLKDQHNGVALEIYHHPAHTYNIDRMMNGLKEGLDYYNENFTPYQHRQARIIEFPRTAGTFAQAFPNTIPFSEGIGFIADVDDESNDDVDYPFSVTAHELAHQWFAHQIVGANAKGATLLSESLSEYSSLRVLEKTRGMADLRNFLKDAMDTYLQGGTTEQIGENPLMYNENQQYIHYQKGSLVLYAMSDYLGEDKFNGVVKDFLEKYKFQGAPYPLATEFVEDIKTVTPDSLQYLVTDMFETITLYDNKVKKATYTENSDGSYDVNINAYISKYRRGPKGKFKYAGQQGDSLTFTPDGKKTAIKSLPLADYIEIGVFGENDEDTNEPEVLYLEKVRVDQIDNDFSVRVMNKPVEAGVDPYNKLIDRIIDDNRRNVTESE